The proteins below come from a single Alkaliphilus sp. B6464 genomic window:
- a CDS encoding AAA family ATPase: MKTVLFIENDTYWFQQISSHFMLKPEYKIEYASNMLEAMNRIQSGGNVYYAIVINTSAIMQNSDEGQVIASIKEKVPFAKIICVLENNDPYKFVSLSQNGANGVLVKPYTIDAICAELEKDIQNMGGGVKQQPPQPVQNFGGFTSPQQPPYPQSGGNLQGQEGYNPYQQQGYGYQMPQKGNVENPDNVKIGNLGDMGQEQRDIHEFRPKQFIPNSFDGNNPSGGDNYGQQGGMGHGPNGYGMNQNPMHPPMQPPYGNSGWNDSMPNNRQVRGNGVVRIPSNTAISIHSPKGGVGKSTISKELAITYATSNVNGNRLRVCLLDMDIDYGDIAVMLELKQNKSIADWARNIRSRMSNMNENDIWYSLEEIERYYLLEHKSGLKVLAAPTNYRDSALINEQIVRIIINNLKKHFDIIVVDTGPNVKDYTVISMELSDHIVMVCNMDVSTINEILTLRKTLEQIQFPLNKIGLVMNEIKSNDNDNINHISNFLGLPLIGTIPRFAGIEVANNNGDTLVMGRDNAFTIGLKRIANTILPVVRKGDDSPSRSPVMGGSSNKPKQSIFSSLFNKKK; the protein is encoded by the coding sequence ATGAAAACAGTTCTTTTTATTGAAAATGACACTTATTGGTTTCAGCAGATTTCTTCTCATTTTATGCTAAAGCCCGAATATAAAATAGAGTATGCATCAAATATGCTTGAGGCTATGAATAGGATACAAAGTGGAGGAAATGTATATTATGCAATTGTTATTAATACAAGTGCAATTATGCAAAACTCTGATGAAGGGCAAGTAATTGCTAGTATTAAAGAAAAAGTGCCATTCGCAAAAATTATATGTGTGCTTGAGAATAATGATCCTTATAAATTTGTATCCTTATCACAAAACGGTGCAAATGGAGTATTAGTAAAACCATATACGATAGATGCTATATGTGCTGAATTGGAAAAAGATATTCAAAATATGGGTGGGGGAGTTAAACAACAGCCCCCACAACCAGTGCAAAATTTTGGAGGATTTACTTCCCCTCAGCAACCGCCATATCCGCAAAGTGGAGGTAATTTACAGGGGCAAGAAGGATATAATCCTTATCAGCAACAAGGATACGGATATCAAATGCCACAAAAGGGTAATGTAGAAAATCCTGACAATGTGAAAATTGGGAATCTGGGAGATATGGGGCAAGAACAAAGAGATATTCATGAGTTTAGACCGAAACAATTTATTCCTAATAGTTTTGATGGAAATAATCCAAGTGGGGGCGACAACTATGGTCAGCAAGGGGGAATGGGACATGGTCCCAATGGATATGGTATGAATCAGAATCCAATGCACCCTCCAATGCAACCACCATATGGTAATAGTGGATGGAATGATTCAATGCCTAATAATAGACAAGTTAGAGGAAATGGAGTAGTTAGAATTCCATCTAATACTGCTATAAGTATTCACTCGCCAAAAGGTGGTGTGGGGAAATCCACAATATCAAAAGAGTTAGCCATTACTTATGCTACAAGTAATGTAAATGGAAACAGATTGAGGGTATGCTTATTAGATATGGACATTGACTATGGTGATATAGCAGTAATGTTAGAATTAAAACAAAATAAATCTATAGCAGATTGGGCAAGAAATATAAGGAGTAGAATGTCAAACATGAATGAAAATGACATTTGGTATTCACTTGAAGAAATTGAGAGATATTACTTGCTTGAACATAAATCTGGACTCAAGGTACTTGCAGCACCTACTAATTATAGAGATAGTGCTTTAATAAATGAACAAATTGTAAGAATAATTATTAATAATTTAAAAAAGCATTTTGATATTATTGTAGTTGATACGGGTCCTAACGTTAAGGATTATACAGTCATATCTATGGAACTATCTGACCACATTGTAATGGTGTGTAATATGGATGTATCTACTATTAATGAAATTCTTACACTTAGAAAGACGCTTGAACAGATCCAGTTTCCACTTAATAAGATAGGGCTTGTAATGAATGAAATTAAATCTAATGATAATGATAATATCAATCATATTAGCAATTTCTTAGGTTTGCCGTTAATAGGAACAATTCCGAGATTTGCAGGGATTGAAGTTGCAAATAATAATGGTGATACTCTGGTTATGGGGAGAGATAATGCCTTTACAATAGGATTAAAACGAATTGCTAATACAATACTTCCTGTTGTAAGAAAAGGCGATGACAGTCCTAGCAGGAGTCCTGTAATGGGTGGTAGCAGTAATAAACCAAAACAAAGTATATTTTCATCACTATTTAATAAGAAAAAATAA